One window from the genome of Mauremys mutica isolate MM-2020 ecotype Southern chromosome 4, ASM2049712v1, whole genome shotgun sequence encodes:
- the ELF3 gene encoding ETS-related transcription factor Elf-3 isoform X1: MAGSCEISNIFSNYISAMYQPEEAQPPMELLAHLGKEDNLALPAETTAEKPAWFGELPYFWSKAQVLEWISYHVEKNKYDASAINFSCCNMDGYTLCHCTQEQLRLIFGPLGDELYTRLHEIVSVSDELTWIIDLLEKEDMSSQEIFQDSELGNSCTKESLEEMKSTNPFYQADFSYVSGALSPGSSDISVSGTGMSHSPNSQDSGGSDIDPDPTEVKLFSSDDGFADYDKEDVKHGKRKRGRPRKFSKENRDCLETKKSKHSPRGTHLWEFIRDILLHPELNEGLMKWEDRREGVFKFLRSEAVAQLWGQKKKNSSMTYEKLSRAMRYYYKREILERVDGRRLVYKFGKNSSGWKEEEVLNRN, from the exons ATGGCGGGATCCTGTGAAATCAGCAACATCTTCTCTAACTACATCAGTGCCATGTACCAGCCGGAGGAGGCTCAGCCCCCCATGGAACTGCTGGCCCACCTGGGGAAGGAGGACAACCTCGCGCTGCCTGCGGAGACCACAG CAGAGAAGCCGGCGTGGTTCGGCGAGCTCCCGTACTTCTGGAGCAAGGCGCAGGTGCTGGAGTGGATCAGCTATCACGTGGAGAAGAACAAGTATGATGCCAGCGCCATCAACTTCTCCTGCTGCAACATGGACGGCTACACGCTCTGCCACTGCACGCAGGAGCAGCTGCGGCTCATTTTCGGGCCGCTTGGGGACGAGCTCTACACCCGCCTCCATGAGATCG TCTCGGTCTCGGATGAGCTGACCTGGATCATTGACCTGCTAGAGAAAGAGGACATGTCTTCCCAAGAGATCTTCCAGGACTCCG AGCTGGGAAACTCATGCACGAAGGAATCCCTGGAGGAGATGAAATCCACAAACCCTTTCTACCAGGCAGACTTCAGCTACGTTTCCGGTGCCCTGTCTCCAGGCAGCTCTGACATCTCTGTCTCAG GGACCGGGATGTCCCACAGCCCCAACTCCCAAGACTCCGGTGGAAGTGACATAGATCCCGACCCGACAGAAGTGAAGTTGTTCTCCTCTGACG ATGGCTTTGCCGACTATGACAAAGAGGATGTCAAGCATGGGAAGCGGAAAAGAGGCAGGCCCCGGAAATTCAGCAAGGAGAACAGAGACTGCCTGGAGACCAAGAAGAGCAAGCACT CCCCGAGAGGGACTCACCTGTGGGAGTTTATCCGGGACATCCTGCTCCACCCCGAGCTGAACGAGGGGCTGATGAAGTGGGAGGACCGACGCGAAGGCGTCTTCAAGTTCCTCCGCTCCGAGGCGGTGGCTCAGCTCTGGGGACAGAAGAAGAAGAACAGCAGCATGACCTACGAGAAGCTGAGCCGGGCCATGAG GTACTACTACAAGCGGGAAATCCTGGAGCGGGTCGACGGGAGGCGGCTGGTCTACAAGTTTGGGAAGAACTCCAGCGGCTGGAAGGAGGAGGAAGTATTGAACCGAAATTAA
- the ELF3 gene encoding ETS-related transcription factor Elf-3 isoform X2 encodes MAGSCEISNIFSNYISAMYQPEEAQPPMELLAHLGKEDNLALPAETTEKPAWFGELPYFWSKAQVLEWISYHVEKNKYDASAINFSCCNMDGYTLCHCTQEQLRLIFGPLGDELYTRLHEIVSVSDELTWIIDLLEKEDMSSQEIFQDSELGNSCTKESLEEMKSTNPFYQADFSYVSGALSPGSSDISVSGTGMSHSPNSQDSGGSDIDPDPTEVKLFSSDDGFADYDKEDVKHGKRKRGRPRKFSKENRDCLETKKSKHSPRGTHLWEFIRDILLHPELNEGLMKWEDRREGVFKFLRSEAVAQLWGQKKKNSSMTYEKLSRAMRYYYKREILERVDGRRLVYKFGKNSSGWKEEEVLNRN; translated from the exons ATGGCGGGATCCTGTGAAATCAGCAACATCTTCTCTAACTACATCAGTGCCATGTACCAGCCGGAGGAGGCTCAGCCCCCCATGGAACTGCTGGCCCACCTGGGGAAGGAGGACAACCTCGCGCTGCCTGCGGAGACCACAG AGAAGCCGGCGTGGTTCGGCGAGCTCCCGTACTTCTGGAGCAAGGCGCAGGTGCTGGAGTGGATCAGCTATCACGTGGAGAAGAACAAGTATGATGCCAGCGCCATCAACTTCTCCTGCTGCAACATGGACGGCTACACGCTCTGCCACTGCACGCAGGAGCAGCTGCGGCTCATTTTCGGGCCGCTTGGGGACGAGCTCTACACCCGCCTCCATGAGATCG TCTCGGTCTCGGATGAGCTGACCTGGATCATTGACCTGCTAGAGAAAGAGGACATGTCTTCCCAAGAGATCTTCCAGGACTCCG AGCTGGGAAACTCATGCACGAAGGAATCCCTGGAGGAGATGAAATCCACAAACCCTTTCTACCAGGCAGACTTCAGCTACGTTTCCGGTGCCCTGTCTCCAGGCAGCTCTGACATCTCTGTCTCAG GGACCGGGATGTCCCACAGCCCCAACTCCCAAGACTCCGGTGGAAGTGACATAGATCCCGACCCGACAGAAGTGAAGTTGTTCTCCTCTGACG ATGGCTTTGCCGACTATGACAAAGAGGATGTCAAGCATGGGAAGCGGAAAAGAGGCAGGCCCCGGAAATTCAGCAAGGAGAACAGAGACTGCCTGGAGACCAAGAAGAGCAAGCACT CCCCGAGAGGGACTCACCTGTGGGAGTTTATCCGGGACATCCTGCTCCACCCCGAGCTGAACGAGGGGCTGATGAAGTGGGAGGACCGACGCGAAGGCGTCTTCAAGTTCCTCCGCTCCGAGGCGGTGGCTCAGCTCTGGGGACAGAAGAAGAAGAACAGCAGCATGACCTACGAGAAGCTGAGCCGGGCCATGAG GTACTACTACAAGCGGGAAATCCTGGAGCGGGTCGACGGGAGGCGGCTGGTCTACAAGTTTGGGAAGAACTCCAGCGGCTGGAAGGAGGAGGAAGTATTGAACCGAAATTAA